The following DNA comes from Thermococcus sp..
CTACGAGACGAGGGAGAGGATGCTCTACATCGAGCCCGAGTATATACTGCTTAGAGATGGCCTCATCCAGAAAGAGGAGGAGTGAGGTGGTGTAGATGGCCAAGAAGAAAAAGACCAGCCAGAAGTGGAAGCTCTACGAGGTTAAGGGCGGAAAGGTCGTCAGGAAGAACAAGTTCTGCCCACGCTGTGGGCCGGGCGTTTTCATGGCCAACCACAAGGACCGCTGGTCCTGCGGTAGGTGTGGCTACACCGAGTGGAAGAAGTGATTCTCCCTTTTTCTCGCCTTTTGTCGGGTGCCTCCTATGCCCACATACTACGGCCTTCAAATTCTGCTCGACGAAAACGTCTACGAGCCGGCCGAGGACACCTTCCTTTTGGCCGAGACCGTTGAGGTCAGACCAGGCGAGAGGGCCCTTGACGTTGGAACTGGAACAGGGTTGATAGCGCTCTTAATGGCTAAGAAGGCCAGCTACGTCCTCGGGGTGGATATAAACCCCAAGGCGGTTGAACTCGCGAGAAAAAACGCTAGACTGAACGGCATTAAAAACGTCGAGTTCAAGCTGAGC
Coding sequences within:
- a CDS encoding 30S ribosomal protein S27ae, with amino-acid sequence MAKKKKTSQKWKLYEVKGGKVVRKNKFCPRCGPGVFMANHKDRWSCGRCGYTEWKK